CATAAGTGAATGTCACTGCAGCGCCTCATTGGACTGGCCGGCTACGGCGGCCAGGGCGGCAATGGCAACAAACAAGTGCAGCCTACGTTTGGTGTCTCTTTTGGGTTGCCCCAGCCTTCCCACGGCGGCTATCCTATAAACCCCTATAACGCGAACCCCTTGCACAACCCTTACGGACCCGCACTTAACGGAGGCGGCCTTAACTTAGGCCTTATTTCCGTTAATCCTTTATTAGCAGTCCAGGTTACTAAGAATGACTACGGAGAAAAAATTGTTAAACCGTTCGTTAATTTCCATGTAACACCGAACGAACACGTGGTCAATAAACTTGGGTATTTATTCCATGAGAAAAAGCActatttgttgaataaacatgaACATTACCATCACTACAAACCTTATAACTATGGGCATTATCACCATGACCATCCTGTAATACATTCACCACATGGTCCGCCTCCACACATCCCCCCTCCACACTTTCCTCCTCCGCACCATCCTCCTTCGCACTATCCTCCTCACCACGGACCTCCAGTATACTCTCCTCATTTCACTCATTATGAACCCGGATTTAAGTCACCACCTCTTCCCATACCTCACAATACCGGTGCAGGTCAAGACGATTATTATGATGACGAGGAAGGCCATGGAAATAATTTCGATGGTAACCTGGATTACAATAACCTATATCAAGGTGGATATGATCCCGGGTTTGAGAGGTCTGCCAATGTTAGCGCAAATAATAATCAGGGTTACGCCAATAGATTCACATACTCCCGATCCCTCACTCTTCCCTCACATAATCCTGGGGCAAACCGGGGAGGCCAAACTATCCGGTTTCCTGCGAACAGAAAGAAGAGGGAAATCGTAGAGAAACCTGAGTCTGAAACAATAGAGGAGGTAACCTTACccctattaataaatatttctcgattaattcaaattgaaaaagaCGGAGCAACTAGCttatttaattatctttttCCATTCCAGCGTCAATACTTCGCCGGTGGTAGACCACAAGTTCAACAATGCAGACAAAACCAAGTGTGCTGCCGACGACCTCTCCGTCCTCAAGCTGGAAACAAGGGCCAATGCGGTATCAGACACTCCCAAGGCGTCAACGGCAGAATTAAAACACCAGCCTACGTCGACGGCGACAGTGAATTTGGAGAGTACCCATGGCAAGCAGCTATCTTGAAAAAGGATCCCAAAGAATCCGTCTACGTCTGTGGTGGAACTCTTATCGACGGGCTTCACATCATGACGGCTGCTCATTGTATCAAATCGTaagtattatgtaattttacgtactaatataaataatatctttaacGCCTATATAGGAATAGATTACGAGAGTATTTATTTGGAAGCGTCTCTTAACCAAAAACGTTAATGTTTCTTCCAGACATAAGGCGTTCGAATTAAGAGTGCGTCTCGGCGAATGGGATGTCAACCACGACGTCGAATTCTACCCCTACATCGAGAGGGACGTCGTTTCTGTGCACGTCCACCCCCTCTACTATGCTGGAACTCTGGACAATGACCTCGCAATCTTGAAGCTGGAGCACCCAGTCGAGTGGACCAAGTACCCGCACATCAGTCCCGCCTGTCTGCCCGACAAATATACCGACTATGCTGGACAACGTTGCTGGACCACCGGTTGGGGCAAGGACGCTTTCGGAGACTACGGCAAATACCAGAATATTCTTAAAGAGGTCGACGTGCCGATTCTGCCACATGGACAGTGTCAGCAGCAGTTGAGACAGACTAGATTGGGATACAACTATGAGTTGAACCCAGGGTTCTTGTGCGCTGGTGGTGAGGAGGGCAAGGACGCGTGCAAGGGTGACGGAGGTGGTCCGTTGGTCTGCGAGCGCGGAGGCACCTGGCAGCTGGTGGGCGTGGTATCGTGGGGTATCGGCTGCGGCCAGCCCGGCGTGCCCGGCGTCTACGTGAAGGTGGCTCACTATCTCGACTGGATAGCGCAGATCACTGGAAAGTTCTCCCCCTACTAGGGAGCCTGTCAATGCGCAGTCACATGTCACAAATCAGAACTGATTGATACTTCGTATTTATACTTaggaattaaatatttattttctacttaatttacataatttattgctAACTTTGGATGGTAATATCCAGAGAATATGAGTAATTGCGTATGcagatttttaataaaaactataaaataaaaacagttgtttattttaatgaatataaACATAATCATTGACAAAATAGAGTAAGACCTCTCATTTAGAAAAGTTCGTAAGCCCATATTTAAACATACATGctcatacatacttacatacataaattcacgcccattTAATTTACCccgaggtaagcagactatggaattccattttctacgatcctgacacacttcacatATACATAATAGTTAGTAATCATTATCTGACCGTGCGAACTATTGTTGTGGTTGGCTCTCCTATTCTCTCGAATTGataacctcctcctttttgaaGTGGGTTAAAATGAGTTCATTAGGCGTAACGTAGCGCAAGATTCCTATTCATTTCAGCGATCCGTCTTATTTCTCCCCATAACCATAACTTGAaaaatccgattttgatgaaacttgcattATTTCCTAAATTGAACGATACTTAATCCAATAGAAAAAGTATTGCACGGCCTCTATCGACtcttatgttacctactaaaactGAAAAGGgctcatacaaaagacatcaacgagttcatGTCATTGTTCCATAATAATGATTTTTTGACCATAACTTTTAAACAAGccaattttgattaaatttgtaATATTCTCGAAACTGGACGATGCTTAATCTACTAAAAATAATCATTGCAATAGACGACGTTGTAGTTTCTGGGAAATGCATGGAGAAACATACAGTAGATATACACCTGCGTGGTACAGGCGTCTAGAAACCCATATAAACCAACATATTATAACAGGATATTGTGCAtttccaacaatattacacaCACGAGTCAAACTGACAACCTCCTTTTTTAAAGTAGGAACTGAAAAATTTCAGCAAAAAGTAgatatttgtaaaattaaatacaatctAAAATAACATTCCTTTCAATGACTGTCGAACAAAAAAGACGTCAAAGCTTGAATTTTCCCTGTTGAATCTTTTGATAAAGTGCTAAATCCAAACGATCAGAATTTAATATTGTGTCAAGGGTGTTAATTtggatataatttattttatagatacAATTA
This sequence is a window from Pectinophora gossypiella chromosome 14, ilPecGoss1.1, whole genome shotgun sequence. Protein-coding genes within it:
- the LOC126372359 gene encoding uncharacterized protein LOC126372359 codes for the protein MRWFTSSCLILSLVIAGTSADWSWGGDKSESARDQANEQKNSELLEGEELPAPAADKKSFESNGTVLDDIVDELVSQKQGRSLGGFDDDVYSDPTIKEALDSGDDVEARNLIKSRLCTLGLIQCEEEETQEKRYLSPDELIYAQPVDIKPVGRPIASIPVRGPPRAYGPAKPMPYPSRPQKIPPPKRVGYGGNYGGTYGGNHGSSRPGFSEKYGVSGSNFQFAQSNSLYGGQDTNFVTRPPTYANENPYVFENSKPAYNKVPQPSQTGSKTDSVVQQHVHHHYVHSDDNKDPKVIIKPVAIPVGSVGHLGSQSLAQQATDIITASGGDYSSLSASGGFKPMTGVYNLDNPETIYGSQSQFNQNSFNKGSSGIFNQNLPKPYPSNTFEDQKYGNSLGNYGVQNSEFYKKELHVGGGANNLFNQGPATFSQNNGFQESFHEAKAQGFECVCVNYDQCPSQEIIGRRDDLYLPIDPRNKGDIAALTEEQLDNLNKTETVEPSTDKKDNTTETKKISKRETKEEKSDEATKEIEPRLIGLAGYGGQGGNGNKQVQPTFGVSFGLPQPSHGGYPINPYNANPLHNPYGPALNGGGLNLGLISVNPLLAVQVTKNDYGEKIVKPFVNFHVTPNEHVVNKLGYLFHEKKHYLLNKHEHYHHYKPYNYGHYHHDHPVIHSPHGPPPHIPPPHFPPPHHPPSHYPPHHGPPVYSPHFTHYEPGFKSPPLPIPHNTGAGQDDYYDDEEGHGNNFDGNLDYNNLYQGGYDPGFERSANVSANNNQGYANRFTYSRSLTLPSHNPGANRGGQTIRFPANRKKREIVEKPESETIEERQYFAGGRPQVQQCRQNQVCCRRPLRPQAGNKGQCGIRHSQGVNGRIKTPAYVDGDSEFGEYPWQAAILKKDPKESVYVCGGTLIDGLHIMTAAHCIKSHKAFELRVRLGEWDVNHDVEFYPYIERDVVSVHVHPLYYAGTLDNDLAILKLEHPVEWTKYPHISPACLPDKYTDYAGQRCWTTGWGKDAFGDYGKYQNILKEVDVPILPHGQCQQQLRQTRLGYNYELNPGFLCAGGEEGKDACKGDGGGPLVCERGGTWQLVGVVSWGIGCGQPGVPGVYVKVAHYLDWIAQITGKFSPY